The stretch of DNA GGGGCGGATCGCCATCAGCTGGTCGGCCTGCTCTATGACGAGGCGCTGATGTGCCTGAGGCTCGCCGAACGGGCGATCGCGATGCGCGACTATGCCGCCAAGAGCGCGCGCATCACCAAGGCGCTGGCGCTGCTGTTCGCGCTCGAGGCCGGGCTGGATTTCACCCGCGGCGGCGAGGTCGCGCAGACGCTGTCGCGCTTCTATCGCGGCGCGCGGGCGGAGATCATGCAGGCAAGCGTCGACAATGACGCCGCGCTGCTGCGCGCGACCGCCGGGGCGATCGGCGAGATCGCCGCCAGCTGGCGTGCGATCGCGGGAGCCGGGTGACGGGAAGAGCGGCGCCGGGTGTTGTTTGTTTGGGAAGAACGGCACCGGGTGTTGTTAGCTGGGAAGAACGGCACCGGCCCGCTCCCCCACCCGGCCACCCATATGATACTGCCGTTGGGAGGCCGGGTGGGGAGTGGGCCGGTGCCGCCCCTCCGCCGTGAGGCGCAGCACGAACACGCCGCCCCGCGCCGGAAGGCGCGCAACAAATCAGCCGCGCAACCAACACCCCGTTCAGTCGAACAGCGACGAGACCGAGCTTTCATCGGCGATGCGCTTGATCGCCTCGGCGAGCAGCGGCGCGATGGTGAGGGTGCGGATGCGCTTTGCCTGCTGCACGGCTTCGGGCGGGGCGATCGAATCGGTGATCACCAGCTCGGTCAGCGCCGAGGCGTCGACGCGCGCCACCGCGCCGCCCGACAGCACGCCGTGGCTGACATAGGCGACCACGTCCTGCGCGCCGGCTTCACGCAGCGCGGCGGCGGCGTTGCACAGCGTGCCCGCCGAATCGACAATGTCGTCGACCAGGATGCAGAACCGGCCGGTCACGTCACCGATGATGTTCATCACCTCGGACTCGCCGGGACGCTCGCGGCGCTTGTCGACGATGGCGAGCGGCGCATTGTTCAGCCGCTTGGCCAGCGCACGGGCGCGCACCACGCCGCCGACGTCGGGCGACACGACCATCAGATTTTCCGCCGGCCAGCGCGCCAGAATGTCCGCCGACATCACCGGGGCGGCATAGAGATTGTCGGTCGGGATGTCGAAAAAGCCCTGGATCTGCCCGGCATGGAGATCGACCGACAGCACCCGGCTGGCGCCGGCGACGGTGATCAGATTGGCCACCAGCTTGGCCGAAATCGGCGTGCGCGGCCCGGGCTTCCGGTCCTGCCGGGCATAGCCGAAATAGGGGACGACCGCCGTGATCCGCTTGGCCGAGGCGCGCTTCAGCGCGTCGATGCAGATCAGCAGCTCCATCAGATTGTCATTGGCCGGAAAGCCGGTCGGCTGGATCACGAACACATCCTCGCCGCGGACATTTTCGTGGATTTCGACGAACACTTCCTCGTCGGCAAAGCGGCGCACGCTCGCCTCGGTCAGCGGCATTTCCAGATATTGCGCGATCGCCTGGGCCAGCGGATGGTTCGCATTGCCCGAAAGAAGTTTCATCGCCTTCGCCCCAACCACTGTCATGAACCTGTCGCCGAGCCCTTAGAGCCGCCCGGCCCGGAACGCAAAGCCCCGCAGCGCGGCCGATGCCTGCCAAAGCCGTGCCCCAAGCCGTGCCCACAGCCTTGCGTTGCGGCGCGCGGCTGCCCGGCCTAGACGCGGGGCATGACCGACAGCCTTGCCATCGCGATCTGCCAGACCGGCCAGCAGGTGGGTGATCTTGCCGCCAATGCCGAAGCGATGCGCGCCGCCCGCGCGCGGGCCGGCGATGCCGACCTGATCATTTTCCCCGAACTCCAGCTGATCGGCTATCCGCCCGAGGATCTGGTGATGAAGCCGGCGCTCATCGCCCGCGCCGAGGCGGAGCTGCAGCGGCTGGCCGCGCTGACCGCGACGCCGGGGCCGGCGATGCTCGTCGGATCGGTGCGGATGGAGCATGGCCAGCTGTTCAACGTCATCGCCCTGCTCGATCAGGGGCGGGTGGCGGCGGTGACCGCCAAGCATGAACTGCCCAACTACGGCACTTTCGATGAAAAACGCTGGTTCTCCCCCGGCCCGCTGCCGACGCCGATCGCGTTTCGCGGGCTGAAGCTGGGCGTCGCCATCTGCGAGGATATCTGGTTTCCCGGCGTCTGCGCGCATCTGGCGGCGGCGGGGGCCGACATCATCCTGTCGCCCCATGGCAGCCCCTATGAAATCGGCAAGGACGACCGCCGGGTGCGCGAGGTGGCGGCACGGCGCGTGGGCGAAACCGGGCTGCCGCTCATGTTCGTCAACCGCATCGGCGGGCAGGACGAGCTGGTGTTCGACGGCGCGTCGTTCGTGATGAACGGCGACGGCACGCTCGCCCATCAGCTGCCGGCCTTTGCCGAGGCGCTGGTCGTCACCCGCTGGACGCGCGGCGAGGCGGGCTGGCGCTGCACGCCGGGTGAGCGCGCGCCGCTCGATCCCTATCCCGCCGATGTCTATCAGGCGATGGTCGTGGCGCTGCGCGACTATGTGAACGCCAACCGCTTTCCCGGCGTCGTGCTTGGCCTGTCGGGCGGGATCGACAGCGCCCTGTCGGCGGCGGTCGCGGTCGATGCGCTGGGGGCGGAGCGGGTGTGGTGCGTGATGCTGCCGTCGCGCTTCACCAGCGCCGAATCGCTCGAGGATGCCGCCGAATGCGCGCGGCTGCTGGGCGTCCGGCTCGACACGGTCGGCATCATGCCCGCCGTCACCGCGTTCGAGGAGATGCTGGCCCCGCTGTTCGCCGGGCGCGGGCCGGATCTGACCGAGGAAAATCTCCAGTCGCGGGTGCGCGGCGTCACGCTGATGGCGCTCAGCAACAAGCATGGCCATATGCTGCTGACCACCGGCAACAAGAGCGAGATGTCGGTCGGCTATGCGACCATCTATGGCGACATGGCCGGCGGCTATTCGGTGCTGAAGGACGCTTACAAGACGACGGTGTTCGCGCTGTCGCGCTGGCGCAACGCCAACCGCCCGGCGCTTGCGCTCGGGCCGGCGGGGCCGGTGATGCCCGAACGGGTGATCACCAAGCCGCCCTCGGCCGAGCTGCGCGACAACCAGAAGGATGCCGACAGCCTGCCCGAATATGACGTGCTCGATCAGGTGCTGCACGCTCTGGTGGAAGAAGAGCTGTCGGTCGCCGAGGTCGCGGCGCGTGGCTTTGATCCGGCGATGGTCGCGCGGATCGAACGGCTGCTCCATGTCGCCGAATACAAGCGCCGCCAGGCCCCGCCGGGGGTCAAGCTCGGCACGCGCAATTTCGGCCGCGACCGGCGCTATCCGATCACCCATGGCTTCCGGAGCGAACGATGACCGTCACGCGTTTCGCGCCGTCGCCGACCGGGCGGCTGCATGTCGGCAATCTGCGCACCGCGCTGCACAACTGGCTTTATGCACGGCGCCATGGCGGGCGGTTCTGGCTGCGCATCGATGATACCGATGCCGCGCGCTCGACCGAGGCCTTTGTCGACGCGATCCGGCAGGATCTGGACTGGCTGGGCCTCGACCGCGAAGGCGAGGTGCGCCAGTCGGCGCGCACCGCGCTCTATGAGGCGCGCTTTGCCGCGCTGGTCGAACAGGGGCGCGTCTATCCCTGTTACGAGACGCCCGAGGAGCTTGAGCTAAAGCGCAAGATCCAGCTCGGCCGCGGGCTGCCGCCGGTCTATGACCGGGCGGCGCTCGCGCTTGATGCTGCGGCGCGCGCCGGGCTGGAGGCGCAAGGGGTGCGGCCGCACTGGCGCTTCCGGCTCGATCATGACCGGCCGATCGTCTGGGACGATCTCATTCGCGGGCCCCAGCGTTTCGATCCGGCACGGATCAGCGATCCGGTCATTCGCCGCGCCGATGGCAGCTGGCTCTATCTGCTGCCCTCGGTGATCGACGATATCGACCTGGGCATCACCCATGTCGTGCGCGGCGAAGACCATGTGTCGAACACCGCCGTGCAGGTGCAGATGTTTGAGGCGCTGGGCGCGGCCCCGCCCGCCTTTGCGCATGAGGCGCTGCTGGTGGGCGGCGAGGGCAAGCTGTCCAAGCGGCTGGGATCGGCGGATGCCGATCATTTCCGCGCCGCCGGGATCGAACCGGTCGCGCTGGCCGCCAAGCTGGCGCGGATCGGCACCAGCCTGCCGGTCGAGCCGGTCGCGACGCTTGCGCCGCTGATCGCGCGGTTCGATCTGGCGGGCTTTGGTCGCGCGCCGGCGCGGTTCGATGAAACCGAACTCGCCCGCCTGAACGCCCAGTGCCTGCATCTGATGCCGTTCGAACAGGTGGCGGACCGGCTGCCCCCGGGCATGGACGCGCGCGGCTGGGCGGCGGTGCGCCCCAATCTCGACACGCTTGCCGATGCCGACAGCTGGTGGGCGGTGGTCACCGGGCCGGTCGCCTGCCCGGCCGATCCCGCCGATGCCGATTATCTGCGCCGCGCCCTGGCGCTGATCCCCGCACTCGACTGGGCGGGCGCGCCCTGGGCGGGCCTGACCGCCGCGCTCAAGGCGGAGACGGGGCGGACCGGCCGGGCGCTGTTCCTGCCGCTCAGGCGCGCGCTGACCGGCCAGGATCATGGCCCGGACATGGCGGCGCTGCTGCCGCTGATCGGCCCGGCACAGGCGCAGGCGCGGCTGGAGGCGGCGCTTGGCTAAGCTCTATTTCTATTATGCGTCGATGAACGCCGGCAAATCGACGACGCTCCTGCAGGCAAGCTTCAACTACCGCGAACGCGGCATGGACACGATGCTGTTCACCGCCGCGGTCGATGACCGTTACCGGCCGGGGGTCATCACCTCGCGCATCGGGCTGGAATCGCCAGCGCATGTGTTCGGGCCGGACACCGATCTCTATGCGGCGATCGCCGCGCGGCATGGCGAGGCGCGGCTGGCCTGTGTGCTGGTCGACGAGGCGCAGTTCCTCACCCGCGCGCAGGTGTTCGCGCTCGCCGCCGTGGCCGATGAGCTGGGGGTGCCGGTGCTTGCTTATGGGCTGCGCACCGATTTCCGCGCCGAGCTGTTCGAGGGCAGCGCGCATCTGCTCGCCATTGCCGATGAGCTGATCGAGCTGAAGGCGGTGTGCGAATGCGGGCGCAAGGCGACGATGAACATGCGCATCGACGCGGCCGGGCGGCCGGTGATCGACGGTGCGCAGACCGAGATTGGCGGCAATGACCGCTATGTCGCGCTGTGCCGCCGCCATTTCATGGCGCGGGCGCGCGCGGCCGGCTGACCGGCCCCGCCCGACGCGGCGGCAGGCGCATGGTGGTTGCCGTCAGGTCAGCGCGCGCAGCCCCACCGCGCGGGTGACCGCCCGTTCCAGCTCGTCACGGGTAAAGGGCTTGATCAGCACCGGCGGACGGTCTTCGCGGTCGTGCAGCCCCATATAGCCGGTGACGATCAGCACCGGCATGTCGGGGCGGCTGGCGCCTGCGGTCGCGGCAAGCTGCAACCCGTTGATATCGGGCATCATATAGTCGGTGATCAGCAGATCGAACGGCTGTTCCTCGATCAGGGCGAGCGCCTCGCGCGCATGGCCTGCCTGGGCAACGCCGTGGCCCAGCTCGTCCAGCATCTCGGCGGTGCTCGCCCTGACCAGCGGCTCGTCATCGACCAGCAGCACATTGAGCGCCCGCCCCGGTTGCAGCCGCGCATGCGGGGCTGCCGCCGCCGGTCGCCGGGTGCCGGCGGCAAGCGGCAGCCACAGCGTGATCGACGTCCCCCCGCCCGGCTGGCTGGCGATGGCGAGCGCGCCGCCCAGCTGTGCGGCCAGGCCATGGACCATCGACAGGCCCAGGCCCGTGCCCTTGTCCTTGGTCTTGGTTGAAAAAAACGGCTCGACCGCCCGCCGCCGGGTTTCCTCGTCCATGCCGATCCCGGTGTCGCTGACCGACAGCCGGACATAGCGGCCCCGTGCCAGTCCCAGCTCGGCCGGTGCTTCGGCGGTCTCTGCAGCCGATGCCGCAATCGCGATCTGCCCGCCATCCGGCATGGCGTCGCGGGCGTTCACGCACAGGTTGAGGATCGCCAGCTCAAGCTGGTTGGGATCGGCGCGGGCCATCGGCAGATCGGGGGGAATGTCGACCGTCAGCCGGATCGTCGGGCCGATCGAACTTGCCAGCAGGTCGCGCATATTCTCGACCAGCGGGCCGATCGCCAGCGGCACCGGGTTGAGCGGCTGGCGCCGGGCAAAGCCCAGCAGCCGCTGGATCAGGGTGCGGGCGCGGTCGGCCGATTGCAGCGCCCCGGCGATCAGCCGGCCAAGCCGGGGATCCTCGCCAAGCCGCCGCTGCAACAGGTCGAGCGCGCCGGTGATCGGGGTCAGCAGATTGTTGAAATCATGGGCAATGCCCCCGGTCAGCTGGCCGATCGTCTCCAGCTTCTGGCGCTGGTGGAGCTGCTGCAGCGCGGCCTCGCGCTCGGCGACCGCCGCCGCCACCTGATCGGCAAGCGCGCTGTTCGCCCGGCGCACGGCATCCTCGGCGCGCAGCCGCTCGAGCGCCTCCCAGGTGCGGGCGGCGGCGTCTTCGACCAGCGCGATTTCCTCCGCCGTCCAGGCGCGGGGCTGGGCCGACTGCACATAGACGACCGTCGAGACGAGGCCCCGCGCATCAGCGGCACCACGATCATCGCCCGTGCCTCCATCAGCTTTTCCGCCCCCTGGGCGATGGCAGCGGTGCGCGGATCGGTGGCGAGATCGGCGACCACGAAGGTCCGCCCGGTCATCAGCTCGCCGCGCGCGACGCCGCGCAACGGGCCGTCGGCCCCGGCAAAGCTCCAGGGCTGATGGGCCAGCCGGGCCGCCACCCGGCCATGACCGGCAATCACCCAGGCGGTGCGGCTGGCGATGTCGATCTCCAGAAAGCCCGCGCTGTCCACGCCCAGCTCGCCGGCGATCATCGCGGCGATCGCCTCGGTCGCCGCACGTGTCGAGGTCGCGGTGCGCAGCTTTTCGGCCAGGCCGAGCTGGAACGCCTGGCGCAGTTCGGAGCGCTTGCGCTCGGTCACGTCGATGACGACGCCGATCGAGCGCGCCCCGTCCGCCGGGCCGATGATCACGCCCAGCGCCTGCATCCAGCGGATCTCGCCCGTGTCGGCGCGGACGATGCGGTGGGTGATTTCCCACGGGCCGGGATGCATCGCCGCCTCGGCCAGCCGGGTCGGCGTGCTGATCATGTCATCGGGGTGCAGCCGCGCCAGCCAGCCCTCGAGCGTCGCCCGTCCGTCCGGGGCGACCGGCAGCCCGAGCAGCTGGAACGCGGTATCCGACCAGATGATCGCCCCGGTCGCCAGGTCCATGTCGAACGTGCCGATGCCGGTGCCGGCGATCGCCAGCCGCATCCGTTCCTCGCTGGTGCTGAGCGCGCGTTCGGCCTGGGCGCGCTCCACCGCCTCGCGCGCGCGCTCCGCGACCAGCAGGGCAAGGTCGACATCGGCCTGCTGCCAGGCGCGCGGCTGGCGCTGATAGATTGCCAGCACCGCGACCAGCCGGCCATCGCGGACGATCGGCACATCGAGGATCGCGCGCACGCCAAGCAGGCGCACCTGCGTCGACACATCGGTGCGGTCGCCGATATCGTCCAGCATGATCGCCTGTCCCGCGGTCAGCCGCGCGACCATTTCCGGGCTGAAATCGCTGAGCGGGAAGCGGCCGAGCATGTCCGGCGTCTCCTCGCGCGCCCATGCGGCGTGCACCTCGGCCCATTGCGCGGTGGGATCGATTTCCCCGAAACAGGCATAGTCGGCGCGCAGATGCCGGCCGATACGCGCGGCGGCGGTGCGCAGCACCTCGACCGGATCGCCGATCCGGCGCAGCGCATCCGACAGATCGGCGCGGAACGCGATGTCGAGTTCCGCCCGTTTGCGCTCGGTGATGTCGGTCTGCATCGACAGCACGCGCAGCGGCCGCCCCTCGGGATCGCCGGTCACCCGCCCCCGGCTGACCAGCCAGCGCGTTTCGCCGGTGTCGCGGCGAACGATCCGGTATTCATGCTCGAACTCGCACGGGGCAGCGGCGTCCGCGGCCAGCCAGGCCCGCACCTGTTCGCGGTCGTCGGGATGCACGCGGTCGAGCCAGCTGGCCGAATAACGCTGCCGGCGGGGTGTGTCGGGCGGCATGCCGTGCAGCGCGATATATTCGTCCGACCGCCACACCATGCCGGTGCGCAGGTCGAGATCGACACTGCCCACCCCGCCGGCGGCCTGCACCAGCCGCAGCCGCTCCTCGCTTTCGCGCAGAGCTTCCGACAGTGCCCGGGCCTCTTGGGTGCCTTGCTCCATCATCCGTGCCGTCCCGCCCATCTGCCGGGGATGCTCCGCGCATGCTGGCGCGGATCGGCGGCCGGCGCTATCCCCTTTTCATGCCCCATCTCTATCTGGTCGACGGCTCCGGCTACATCTTCCGCGCCTATCACCGGCTGCCGCCGCTCACCAACCGTCATGGCGAGCCGGTGGGCGCCGTCTATGGCTATACCACGATGCTGTGGAAGCTCGCCGACGCGCTCCACAAGGCCGACGGCCCGACGCACATGGCGGTGATCCTCGACGCGAGCGGCGAATCGTTCCGCCACGGCATGTATGATGCCTACAAGGCCAACCGGCCGCCGCCGCCAGAGGATCTGGTGCCGCAGTTTCCGATGATCCGCGAGGCGACGCGCGCTTTCTCGCTGCCCTGTATCGAGGAAACCGGGCTGGAGGCCGATGATCTGATCGCCAGCTATGCCCGCGCCGCGCTGGCTCAGGGCTGGTCGGTCACCATCGTGTCGTCCGACAAGGATCTGATGCAGCTGATCCAGCCGGGTCTCGACCTGCTCGACACGATGAACAACCGCCGGCTGGGCGATGCCGATGTGGTGGAGAAATTCGGCGTGCCCCCGCACCAGCTGGGCGAGGTGCTGGCGCTGATGGGCGACAGTGTCGACAATGTCCCCGGCGTCCCCGGCATCGGCCCCAAGACCGCCGCCAAGCTGATCCAGGAGCATGGCGATGTCGAGGCGGTGCTCGCCGCCGCGCCGGGGATGAAGCCTGGGCGGCTGCGCGACAATCTGATCGAACATGCCGATGCCGCGCGCCTGTCGCGCGAGCTGGTGCGGCTGAAGGACGATGCCGCGCTCGCCCAGCCGCTCGACGCGCTGGCGCTCAAGGGCATTCCCGAGGGGCCGCTGCGTGCGTTTCTGGAGCATCACGGTTTTCGCTCGCTGCTGGCGCGGCTGGAAAGCGTCACCGACGCGGTCACCCCGTCCGGGGTCAGCCCGGCGCTGCCCGATGATCCGCCCTGCGATCACGGCGCCTATGAAACCGTGCTCGATCCCGCCGCGCTCGACCGCTGGATCGCGGAGGCGCGCGCGCAGGGGCATGTCGCCATCGACACCGAAACCGACAGCCGCGATGCGTTTCACGCCCGGCTGGTCGGGGTCAGCCTTGCGCTCGCCCCCAACCGCGCCTGCTATATTCCCCTTGGCCATGGCGGCGGCGATCTGCTGGGCGCGGATTTTCCCGCCCAGATCCCGCTTGCCGATGCGCTCGACCGGCTGCGGCCGCTGCTTGCCGACGACAGCGTTATGAAGATCGGCCACAATCTCAAGTTCGACATGGTCGTGCTCGCCCGCCACGGGATCGCGGTGCGGCCGTTTGACGACACCATCCTGATGAGCTTCGATCTCGATGCCGGGCTTGGCGGGCATGGCATGGACGAGCTGGCCGAGACGCATCTCCAGCACCGCTGCATCAGCTTCAAGGACGTGACCGGCAGCGGCAAAAAGGCGCTCGGCTTCCATCAGGTCGATCTGGCGACGGCGACCCGCTATGCCGCCGAGGATGCCGATGTCACGCTCAGGCTGTGGCGGCGCTTCAGCCCGCGGCTGGCGGCGGAGGCGGCGACGCGCGTCTATCAGATGGTCGACCGGCCGTTGGTGCCGGTGATTGCGGCGATGGAGCGGGCGGGGATCAAGGTCGATCGTGCGCGCCTTGCCGCGCTGTCGCGCGATTTCGCCCAGTCGATCGCGGGGATCGAGGCGGATGTGTTCGCGCTGGCCGGGCAGAGCTTTGCGATCGGCAGCCCCAAGCAGCTGGGCGAGATCCTGTTTGAAAAAATGGGCCTGAAGGGCGGGCGGCGCGGCAAGACCGGCATCTATTCGACCGATGTGACCGAGCTGGAGCGGCTGGCCGGTGACGGGGTCGAAATCGCCCGCCGGGTGCTCGACTGGCGGCAGCTGTCCAAGCTCAAATCGACCTATACCGATGCGCTGCAGGACTCGATCAGCCCCGAGGACGGGCGCGTCCACACCTCCTATTCGCTGACCGGGGCGCAGACCGGGCGGCTGTCCTCGACCGAGCCCAATCTGCAGAACATCCCGATCCGCACCGAGGTCGGCCGCCAGATCCGCGAGGCGTTCGTGGCCGAGCCGGGTCATGTGCTGCTGGCCGCCGATTACAGCCAGATCGAGCTGCGGTTGGCCGCGCACATGGCCGATGTGCCGGCGCTCAAGGCCGCCTTTGCCGAGGGGCAGGACATTCATGCGCTGACCGCGACCGAGCTGTTCGGTCATGTCGACCGCGACACGCGCGGCCGGGCCAAGACGATCAACTTTGCCATCCTCTACGGCATTTCGCGCTGGGGGCTGGCCGGGCGGCTGGGGGTGACGCCCGACGAGGCGCAGGCGATGATCGACCGTTATTTCGATCGTTTTCCCGGCATCAGCCGCTATATCGCCGACACGCTGACCAGCGCGCGCGCCTGCGGCTATACGACGACGCTGTTCGGGCGGAAGACGCATTTCCCGCGCCTGTCGTCGAAGAACCAGGCCGAGCGCCAGGGATCGGAGCGCGCGGCGATCAACGCGCCCATCCAGGGCACGAGCGCCGACATCATCAAGCGCGCGATGGTGCGGATGCAGCCGGCGCTCGACGCCGCCGGCCTGAGCGGCGTGCGCATGCTGCTGCAGGTGCATGACGAGCTGGTGTTCGAGGTGCCCGAAAGCGATGTGGAGGCAGCATCGGCGGTCATCCGCCGGGTGATGGAAAGCGCCGCCGAACCGGCGGTGCCGCTCAGCGTTCCGCTCGCGGTCGAGATCGGGCATGGGCCGAGCTGGGGCGCTGCGCATTAGCGCGTCTGCCGGACGGGGGATGCCGGAGCGTATCGTTTACCGTCCGTAAGCCATCAGCGCGGCAGGCAGCCGGAGGGCGCGTCTGGCTGCCCGGGCGCGGATGGAGATGCATATGGACGCCAGAGGCACATTTGCGCTCGGCCCCGATGGCCAGGGCGGCGGGGCGGCCGCCCCGGCGCGCGCGGCCGGGTGCGCCGGCTGCCGCGACGGCCAGTCCTTTCCGGTCGATTTCAGCATGGCGTTCCAGCCGATCATCGAGCCGGCCGGCGCCCGGGTCTTTGCCTATGAGGCGCTGGTGCGCGGCCCCGTCGGCACCGGTGCGGGCGAGATACTGGCGGTGGTCGACGAGACCAATCGCTATGCCTTTGACCAGCGTTGCCGCGTGCGGGCGATCGAGCTGGCGGCGCGGCTGGGGGTCGCCGATCAGGGCGCGTTCGTGTCGATCAACTTCATGCCCAATGCGATCTACCGGCCCGAACTGTGCATCCGCACGACGCTGGAAACGGCGCGGCGCGAACGGTTTCCGACCGAAAACATCATTTTCGAGTTCACCGAGGATCAGCAGATCCGCGAGCCCGAACGCATCCGCATGATCCTGCGCGCCTATCGCGAAATGGGCTTCAGGACCGCGATCGACGATTTCGGTGCGGGCTATGCGGGACTGAACCTGCTTGCAGACTTTCAGCCCGATTTCATCAAGATCGACATGGGGCTGATCCGCGGCATCGATCATGACCGGAC from Sphingomonas changnyeongensis encodes:
- the gltX gene encoding glutamate--tRNA ligase: MTVTRFAPSPTGRLHVGNLRTALHNWLYARRHGGRFWLRIDDTDAARSTEAFVDAIRQDLDWLGLDREGEVRQSARTALYEARFAALVEQGRVYPCYETPEELELKRKIQLGRGLPPVYDRAALALDAAARAGLEAQGVRPHWRFRLDHDRPIVWDDLIRGPQRFDPARISDPVIRRADGSWLYLLPSVIDDIDLGITHVVRGEDHVSNTAVQVQMFEALGAAPPAFAHEALLVGGEGKLSKRLGSADADHFRAAGIEPVALAAKLARIGTSLPVEPVATLAPLIARFDLAGFGRAPARFDETELARLNAQCLHLMPFEQVADRLPPGMDARGWAAVRPNLDTLADADSWWAVVTGPVACPADPADADYLRRALALIPALDWAGAPWAGLTAALKAETGRTGRALFLPLRRALTGQDHGPDMAALLPLIGPAQAQARLEAALG
- a CDS encoding ATP-binding protein → MRRANSALADQVAAAVAEREAALQQLHQRQKLETIGQLTGGIAHDFNNLLTPITGALDLLQRRLGEDPRLGRLIAGALQSADRARTLIQRLLGFARRQPLNPVPLAIGPLVENMRDLLASSIGPTIRLTVDIPPDLPMARADPNQLELAILNLCVNARDAMPDGGQIAIAASAAETAEAPAELGLARGRYVRLSVSDTGIGMDEETRRRAVEPFFSTKTKDKGTGLGLSMVHGLAAQLGGALAIASQPGGGTSITLWLPLAAGTRRPAAAAPHARLQPGRALNVLLVDDEPLVRASTAEMLDELGHGVAQAGHAREALALIEEQPFDLLITDYMMPDINGLQLAATAGASRPDMPVLIVTGYMGLHDREDRPPVLIKPFTRDELERAVTRAVGLRALT
- a CDS encoding thymidine kinase, with the translated sequence MAKLYFYYASMNAGKSTTLLQASFNYRERGMDTMLFTAAVDDRYRPGVITSRIGLESPAHVFGPDTDLYAAIAARHGEARLACVLVDEAQFLTRAQVFALAAVADELGVPVLAYGLRTDFRAELFEGSAHLLAIADELIELKAVCECGRKATMNMRIDAAGRPVIDGAQTEIGGNDRYVALCRRHFMARARAAG
- the fliS gene encoding flagellar export chaperone FliS produces the protein MSYASRLARDPIETYRQVDLASRVGGADRHQLVGLLYDEALMCLRLAERAIAMRDYAAKSARITKALALLFALEAGLDFTRGGEVAQTLSRFYRGARAEIMQASVDNDAALLRATAGAIGEIAASWRAIAGAG
- a CDS encoding NAD+ synthase, with the translated sequence MTDSLAIAICQTGQQVGDLAANAEAMRAARARAGDADLIIFPELQLIGYPPEDLVMKPALIARAEAELQRLAALTATPGPAMLVGSVRMEHGQLFNVIALLDQGRVAAVTAKHELPNYGTFDEKRWFSPGPLPTPIAFRGLKLGVAICEDIWFPGVCAHLAAAGADIILSPHGSPYEIGKDDRRVREVAARRVGETGLPLMFVNRIGGQDELVFDGASFVMNGDGTLAHQLPAFAEALVVTRWTRGEAGWRCTPGERAPLDPYPADVYQAMVVALRDYVNANRFPGVVLGLSGGIDSALSAAVAVDALGAERVWCVMLPSRFTSAESLEDAAECARLLGVRLDTVGIMPAVTAFEEMLAPLFAGRGPDLTEENLQSRVRGVTLMALSNKHGHMLLTTGNKSEMSVGYATIYGDMAGGYSVLKDAYKTTVFALSRWRNANRPALALGPAGPVMPERVITKPPSAELRDNQKDADSLPEYDVLDQVLHALVEEELSVAEVAARGFDPAMVARIERLLHVAEYKRRQAPPGVKLGTRNFGRDRRYPITHGFRSER
- the polA gene encoding DNA polymerase I, which gives rise to MPHLYLVDGSGYIFRAYHRLPPLTNRHGEPVGAVYGYTTMLWKLADALHKADGPTHMAVILDASGESFRHGMYDAYKANRPPPPEDLVPQFPMIREATRAFSLPCIEETGLEADDLIASYARAALAQGWSVTIVSSDKDLMQLIQPGLDLLDTMNNRRLGDADVVEKFGVPPHQLGEVLALMGDSVDNVPGVPGIGPKTAAKLIQEHGDVEAVLAAAPGMKPGRLRDNLIEHADAARLSRELVRLKDDAALAQPLDALALKGIPEGPLRAFLEHHGFRSLLARLESVTDAVTPSGVSPALPDDPPCDHGAYETVLDPAALDRWIAEARAQGHVAIDTETDSRDAFHARLVGVSLALAPNRACYIPLGHGGGDLLGADFPAQIPLADALDRLRPLLADDSVMKIGHNLKFDMVVLARHGIAVRPFDDTILMSFDLDAGLGGHGMDELAETHLQHRCISFKDVTGSGKKALGFHQVDLATATRYAAEDADVTLRLWRRFSPRLAAEAATRVYQMVDRPLVPVIAAMERAGIKVDRARLAALSRDFAQSIAGIEADVFALAGQSFAIGSPKQLGEILFEKMGLKGGRRGKTGIYSTDVTELERLAGDGVEIARRVLDWRQLSKLKSTYTDALQDSISPEDGRVHTSYSLTGAQTGRLSSTEPNLQNIPIRTEVGRQIREAFVAEPGHVLLAADYSQIELRLAAHMADVPALKAAFAEGQDIHALTATELFGHVDRDTRGRAKTINFAILYGISRWGLAGRLGVTPDEAQAMIDRYFDRFPGISRYIADTLTSARACGYTTTLFGRKTHFPRLSSKNQAERQGSERAAINAPIQGTSADIIKRAMVRMQPALDAAGLSGVRMLLQVHDELVFEVPESDVEAASAVIRRVMESAAEPAVPLSVPLAVEIGHGPSWGAAH
- a CDS encoding PAS domain-containing protein; the protein is MMEQGTQEARALSEALRESEERLRLVQAAGGVGSVDLDLRTGMVWRSDEYIALHGMPPDTPRRQRYSASWLDRVHPDDREQVRAWLAADAAAPCEFEHEYRIVRRDTGETRWLVSRGRVTGDPEGRPLRVLSMQTDITERKRAELDIAFRADLSDALRRIGDPVEVLRTAAARIGRHLRADYACFGEIDPTAQWAEVHAAWAREETPDMLGRFPLSDFSPEMVARLTAGQAIMLDDIGDRTDVSTQVRLLGVRAILDVPIVRDGRLVAVLAIYQRQPRAWQQADVDLALLVAERAREAVERAQAERALSTSEERMRLAIAGTGIGTFDMDLATGAIIWSDTAFQLLGLPVAPDGRATLEGWLARLHPDDMISTPTRLAEAAMHPGPWEITHRIVRADTGEIRWMQALGVIIGPADGARSIGVVIDVTERKRSELRQAFQLGLAEKLRTATSTRAATEAIAAMIAGELGVDSAGFLEIDIASRTAWVIAGHGRVAARLAHQPWSFAGADGPLRGVARGELMTGRTFVVADLATDPRTAAIAQGAEKLMEARAMIVVPLMRGASSRRSSMCSRPSPAPGRRRKSRWSKTPPPAPGRRSSGCAPRMPCAGRTARLPIRWRRRSPSARPRCSSSTSARSWRRSAS
- a CDS encoding ribose-phosphate pyrophosphokinase, whose amino-acid sequence is MKLLSGNANHPLAQAIAQYLEMPLTEASVRRFADEEVFVEIHENVRGEDVFVIQPTGFPANDNLMELLICIDALKRASAKRITAVVPYFGYARQDRKPGPRTPISAKLVANLITVAGASRVLSVDLHAGQIQGFFDIPTDNLYAAPVMSADILARWPAENLMVVSPDVGGVVRARALAKRLNNAPLAIVDKRRERPGESEVMNIIGDVTGRFCILVDDIVDSAGTLCNAAAALREAGAQDVVAYVSHGVLSGGAVARVDASALTELVITDSIAPPEAVQQAKRIRTLTIAPLLAEAIKRIADESSVSSLFD